From Candoia aspera isolate rCanAsp1 chromosome 4, rCanAsp1.hap2, whole genome shotgun sequence, a single genomic window includes:
- the PLEKHA4 gene encoding pleckstrin homology domain-containing family A member 4: protein MSEGDRPRSGLSIASSTATISSVSMGTKPRSARPVRKVHTFGKRANSIKRDLNSPVVMRGWLYKQDSSGLKLWKRRWFVLSNYCLFYYRDSREEMVLGSILLPSYAIRTAFFKEKKNRRFVFKAEHPGMRTYYFSADTQLDMNSWIRAMNQSAAAECDCGNYNQGGLHSQSVSTHTSFEDIRLPQDNYAQSIESLEIAHISGTQEAQASSSESLHLHDNQKGSPSLKRTSLSSSLNGRYCHERKEQPELSSLSSQTHGCPSPITCTKFSSRPPSPPPPSSESPPPSSPSRASQPSPLLSLRSSRAYSLPVTPAKSPQMPQAHSPDTHAHRSPPRSAVAQAASCDDLSVMTSPRTLLHANTPMGRVDIAPNKCLPSNPYAVASPANKGRTLTPADRYDVFPTSEDSYDRRYAQSPHPSRVRPVGEEGLAPSVGRQQQNRFTDRGYLSPSVGPSRSLVMSRLHGRLISPHSASSSYLHLPPLPPAANRPTPGKRTSLGITGRNPLWERSSHSGRQRFESDTDTLLTKLCGQDKLLRGLEDETGQLRIEKERLEKALELTHLRLEECKGQDATVEKICYQQRQLQDELVHIRARLCDLALDSDRVWEDYTALENDVQMLKGSLEHIRTSGHPQDQAAAQQDLWRIHDILAGLRYSPANYRTLENRRSGVSPSSPSALDSHLGANHHPLLPCTETEEPTSSYGPETGKPGKMGGQLEGKQGPGSADWQQSPSPSSRGQSGASQHLERVKGSPHRSFIEPPESEKGKLGRGADSTRPDHEGCIHRSEDPEHSVVKVASSEVTITRRSRMSAQEQLDRMQRHQEAKRKSEAAQPSPLGHWRDSLKRGSSRPLPNAPPESSPKEGVQIGELKPPRCPPTPEWERQRVIQLSYALATEASQRGKLITGRTSSRSSLDDLLASQDALNHHCFPGNGTSLKPDSTNTTAEHDQTVAQNPSCNSSSKVANQVPASSQATSPALSASEASDWSVPCPCKQSWLSSKVKTPEPTSHQFDSTREEPFLLSGPHWEEPLPQPTSWNSCVCRTANWVLPPLWDLEMWASDQKLVGSPSLNNGRCVNWRGEPHQVAAYFREMAQPVKVTLIKSSF, encoded by the exons CCACGCTCAGCCCGGCCTGTCCGGAAGGTGCACACATTTGGGAAGAGAGCAAACTCCATCAAGAGGGACCTTAACTCTCCTGTTGTCATGCGTGGCTGGCTTTATAAACAG GATAGCTCTGGGCTCAAACTGTGGAAACGGCGCTGGTTCGTCCTTTCCAATTACTGCCTCTTCTACTACCGAG ACAGCCGTGAAGAGATGGTTTTGGGCAGTATCCTCCTCCCCAGCTATGCGATTCGGACAGCGTTCTTCAAGGAGAAGAAGAACCGCCGCTTTGTATTCAAG GCTGAACATCCTGGCATGCGAACTTATTATTTCAGTGCAGACACCCAATTGGATATGAATAGCTGGATCAGGGCCATGAACCAGTCAGCTGCTGCTGAGTGCGACTGTGGAAACTA caaccaagGGGGTCTCCACAGCCAGTCAGTGTCCACCCACACCAGCTTTGAGGACATCCGGCTCCCCCAGGACAATTATGCCCAAAGCATCGAATCACTGGAAATTGCCCATATCTCAGGGACCCAGGAGGCCCAGGCCTCATCATCTGAGAGCCTCCATTTGCATGACAACCAGAAGGGATCTCCTTCCCTCAAGAGGACTTCTTTATCCAGCTCGCTCAATGGAAGATACTGCCATGAAAGGAAAGAGCAGCCAGAATTGAG TTCCCTGTCTTCCCAGACGCATGGATGCCCCTCTCCTATTACTTGCACTAAGTTTTCTTCCCGGCCAccgtccccaccaccaccttcatCTGAGAGTCCAcctccttcttctccatctcGGGCATCTCAGCCTTCCCCTCTGCTTTCCCTGCGTTCCTCCCGTGCCTACTCTCTCCCGGTAACCCCAGCCAAATCCCCACAGATGCCACAGGCTCACTCGCCAGACACACATGCCCATCGGAGCCCTCCACGATCTGCAGTTGCACAAGCTGCCTCCTGTgatgatctctctgtcatgacctctcCAAGGACTCTTCTGCATGCCAACACTCCCATGGGGAGGGTAGACATTGCCCCCAACAAATGCCTTCCCAGTAACCCCTATGCTGTTGCATCACCGGCCAACAAAGGCCGCACTCTGACCCCTGCAGACCGGTATGATGTGTTCCCTACTTCTGAAGACTCCTATGACAGGCGCTACGCTCAGAGTCCTCATCCCAGTAGAGTCCGGCCTGTAGGTGAAGAGGGCCTAGCCCCATCAGTGGGGAGACAGCAACAAAACAGA TTTACAGACCGAGGTTACCTCTCTCCATCAGTTGGGCCATCCCGTTCTTTGGTCATGTCTCGGCTTCATGGCCGACTG ATCAGCCCCCACTCTGCCTCATCAAGCTACCTGCACCTGCCACCCCTTCCTCCTGCGGCCAACCGGCCCACCCCAGGGAAAAGGACATCTTTAGGAATCACG GGCCGAAACCCACTGTGGGAAAGGAGCAGTCATTCTGGCAGGCAGCGGTTTGAAAGTGACACCGAT ACACTCTTGACAAAATTATGTGGCCAAGACAAGCTGCTTCGAGGCCTGGAAGATGAGACAGGGCAGCTTCGTATTGAAAAG GAACGTCTTGAAAAGGCCTTGGAGTTAACACATTTGAGGCTGGAGGAGTGTAAAGGCCAAGATGCCACTGTGGAGAAGATCTGCTATCAGCAAAGACAACTGCAAGATGAACTGGTGCATATCCGTGCCCGACTCTGTGATCTTGCATTG GACAGTGACCGAGTGTGGGAGGATTATACGGCCTTGGAAAATGATGTACAGATGCTGAAGGGCTCCTTAGAGCATATCCGGACTTCAGGGCATCCCCAG GACCAAGCAGCAGCTCAACAGGATTTGTGGAGAATCCATGACATCCTGGCAGGATTGAGATACAGCCCAGCAAACTATCGTACCCTGGAAAACCGAAGATCAG GTGTGTCTCCAAGCTCACCCTCAGCTCTGGATTCTCATTTGGGGGCCAATCATCACCCTTTGCTTCCCTGCACCGAAACAGAG GAACCCACATCCAGCTATGGACCAGAGACGGGAAAACCAGGCAAAATGGGGGGCCAGCTGGAGGGCAAACAGGGCCCTGGTTCAGCAGATTGGCAG CAAAGCCCATCTCCCTCCAGCAGAGGGCAGTCGGGAGCATCTCAGCATCTGGAGAGAGTCAAGGGGTCCCCACACCGTTCCTTCATTGAGCCCCCAGAGTCTGAGAAAGGGAAGCTGGGGAGAGGAGCAGATTCTACTAGACCAG ATCATGAAGGCTGCATCCATAGAAGTGAAGATCCTGAACACAGTGTTGTCAAG GTGGCCTCTTCTGAAGTGACCATCACTCGCCGGTCCCGCATGAGCGCCCAGGAACAGCTGGACAGGATGCAGCGGCACCAGGAAGCCAAACGGAAATCCGAGGCTGCCCAGCCCTCTCCCCTGGGCCACTGGCGAGACTCTCTCAAGCGTGGGTCTAGCCGG CCCCTCCCCAATGCCCCCCCTGAGTCATCACCCAAGGAGGGAGTGCAAATTGGGGAACTCAAGCCTCCTCGATGCCCCCCAACCCCTGAGTGGGAGCGACAGCGAGTAATCCAGCTCTCCTATGCGCTGGCGACAGAGGCTTCGCAGCGGGGAAAACTCATTACAG GAAGGACCAGCTCTCGCTCCTCCCTAGATGATTTGCTTGCCTCACAAGATGCCTTGAACCATCACTGTTTTCCTGGGAATGGCACCTCCCTAAAGCCAGACTCTACTAATACAACAGCTGAACATGATCAAACAGTTGCTCAGAATCCCAGCTGCAACAGTAGCTCTAAAGTTGCAAACCAGGTGCCAGCTTCATCCCAAGCAACCAGTCCAGCGTTGAGTGCATCAGAAGCTTCTGATTGGTCCGTGCCTTGTCCTTGCAAGCAAAGTTGGTTGTCATCCAAGGTGAAGACTCCAGAGCCAACATCACACCAGTTTGACTCAACCAGAGAAGAGCCATTCCTACTCAGCGGCCCTCACTGGGAGGAACCCTTGCCTCAGCCAACCAGTTGGAACTCATGTGTTTGCAGAACAGCCAATTGGGTTTTGCCTCCCTTATGGGACTTGGAGATGTGGGCATCTGATCAAAAGCTAGTGGGCAGTCCGAGCCTAAACAATGGTAGGTGTGTCAATTGGAGAGGTGAGCCTCATCAGGTGGCAGCGTATTTTAGAGAAATGGCACAGCCTGTCAAAGTCACCTTGATAAAATCAAGTTTTTAA